The sequence AAGTAATGATAATCACGGAAAACATCCCGATCAAGGCTACCAAAGCCAAAGAATGTAACGCCGGATGTTTCGCAAAAATCAAAGATCCGATCGATAAAATAGTAGTGAAAACTGCCAGGATAATAGAAATTCTATAAGTTGGAAGTTCATTTTTTCCTGTCGTGTGTTCCTTCTGCATGGCTTTCGTAAGGAAAATACTGAAATCATCGCCGACTCCAAAAACCAAAGTACAAACCACCGTACTGAAAATATTAAGTTCTAGGCCTAAAAAATACAAGATTCCTGCTGTCGCGACCCCCGTTAGAACAATCGGGAACATGGTGAGAACGGTCAATTCAAAATTTCGGAAAAATACGATGATCGTTAAAATAATCGCCAGAAGAGAATAATTAATTAAAGTATTAAAGTCTCTTTTCAATAAACCTAAAAAGTTTTCGTTCATCTGTTGGCGGTCGATGGCGATCGCATTATGTTTTTTCTCAACATCTTTGATGAAGGCATCTCTTTTTTTATCGTCTACTTTTACGACATTTGAGACTGTGTAGAAACCATTTTCCTGACTTAAAAACTCAGAAATCTGCAAGGCTTTTACTTTTTCGTAGTCTTTTAAGCTTAAAACAGAATAGTTTTTATTTAAATTTTCATTAAACTGGTCAAAGGCGGAGCTGTTGAAACCAAATTTATTTCCATTATCCACGAGTTCCGCAATGGTCTGGTTTTTTCTGTTGGCATCCCAGAATTTTTTCCATTCTTCAATTTTCTTTTGTTGATCTTTTTCTGACAACACAACATTTCCAAGAGAATTATAGCTTAAAATTTTACCTTCCTTTTTTTCTTTTTCTAAAAACCGGCTTAATTGGGAATTTCTTGCCAATGCCTGTTCTTCCGAGTCTCCGTAAGAAATCGTGTAAATGGACTTTGAAGTGATGTCTGAAAGCTTCTGAAGTTTTGCCTCACTGATTTTTAAATCTTTAGGAATATAATTTAAGTCACCAATATCTTCATTAAAACCCACATGCCTGAAACCGAAAAGACAGGCAACAATGATAATGGAGCAAACAATAATCAAAGGTTTGTTTTTTTCGTACGGATAAGAACCGATTTTATCAATAAAATTGGTATTGAGCCCGGATTCTTTCTGCTTTGGTTTGTATAATTGAGGTACAATAATCAATGCTGTAATTGAGGATAAAATGACTGTGATCGCTGCAAAAAGTCCCAGATCTTTCAATGCCTCAGAACGGACAAAAACCAGGCATAAAAACGAAACTGCGGTCGTTGCACTACTTAAAATAATAGGTTGTGTAATTTCTTTGTAGAGTTCCTCAATATTATTATTGTGCTTGTAATGCGTAAGAATATGTAGGGCATAATCGATGGTGATACCGATAAGAATGGCTCCTACACTTAAAGAAATGGCGGAAATTTTATCTTTAATAAAATATAAAATCAGCAAAGCCAGCAAAACAGAAAAAACTGTCGGCAGAAAAACAATAATCGGCGTAAAGATGTTCCTGAAATAATAAATCAGTAAAATCAGAAGCACCGTCATAGAAATCATCACCGTATTCTGAATGTCTTTCTTGATCTGTTGGGCATTGGCCACCGCAATTACCGGCGAACCGAAATAGCTGATCTCCGTTTTTCCTTTGAATTGTTTGTTGAGGTTGTCTTTTATTTCATTTAATTGATTAACAAAAGCTTCATTGTTTTTGGTATCGTTGCTTTTATTCTTCGGATCTATGAAAAGAAGGAGGTTTTTGCCGTCTTTCGTAACGATATAGCTGTCTTCCAGCTTGAAATCTTTACTGATATTAAGTGCGTTCAGTTTTTTGATGCCTAAAAAAGTAATTCCGAGCGGATCTTTTTTAATGAATTCTTTCGTAACAAGGCTCGTTGGCGAAACCAATGAAACATAATTATTTTCTACCTGTTTGGCAATACTGTCTCTCTGAAGTTTTCTTTCAATTTCTTTATAATCGTTTTCATTTAAAAATAAAGGAAGGTTTTGATTCACAAAATCGAAGGTTTCCGAAATTTCATTATCATTTACCTTTCCCTGAATCGAACCGATGTATTTTTGTAAAGGTTTTATTTTGCCTAAAAAAGTATCTGCCGTTTCGGATAGCTGAAAATTGTCTTCTTTAGATTTATTTTCGATGATGACAATGATTTTATCCGAAAAATTAAGCTGTTTCAGAACTTTTGCCGTGAGATCAGATTTTTCGTTTTTAGGAATAATCTGGTTGATGTCTTCCTCAAAATTAATTTTAGAAGCAAAAAAAACACACAAAACAGCAATGCCTACTGCAAAAAATACAGAAAGAAGCTTGTTTTTGGCGATCAGATAATATAAAAATATAAAGAAGCGATGCATTGCATTATAAATCAGGTCTGCAAATTTAATTTTTTCATAATTAGTTCAAAAAGTTTTAACAAATAAGTTTTCACTGAAAATCAATAAAATATTCTAGGTGAAATGAAAAAAACTTATACTTTTGCAAAAGTTCCCAATTGATGAAATACATTTTAAAGCAAAAATGACCTAAGTAAAAGAAACTTAGATTTTGATATGTTTAAAATATTTGATGAAAAAATAAACGGATTTTTATTTGTAATAATACTTCCGCTTCTGTTGTTTGCCATGTCTTATTATGGATTTGAATCTTCTTATACGAGACTGAAAACTTCAGACAGACCACCTTCTTTTTTATTTACCTCTGTGTATTCTTACAGGGTGATTCCGAATTATCTCA is a genomic window of Chryseobacterium wanjuense containing:
- a CDS encoding MMPL family transporter, whose translation is MHRFFIFLYYLIAKNKLLSVFFAVGIAVLCVFFASKINFEEDINQIIPKNEKSDLTAKVLKQLNFSDKIIVIIENKSKEDNFQLSETADTFLGKIKPLQKYIGSIQGKVNDNEISETFDFVNQNLPLFLNENDYKEIERKLQRDSIAKQVENNYVSLVSPTSLVTKEFIKKDPLGITFLGIKKLNALNISKDFKLEDSYIVTKDGKNLLLFIDPKNKSNDTKNNEAFVNQLNEIKDNLNKQFKGKTEISYFGSPVIAVANAQQIKKDIQNTVMISMTVLLILLIYYFRNIFTPIIVFLPTVFSVLLALLILYFIKDKISAISLSVGAILIGITIDYALHILTHYKHNNNIEELYKEITQPIILSSATTAVSFLCLVFVRSEALKDLGLFAAITVILSSITALIIVPQLYKPKQKESGLNTNFIDKIGSYPYEKNKPLIIVCSIIIVACLFGFRHVGFNEDIGDLNYIPKDLKISEAKLQKLSDITSKSIYTISYGDSEEQALARNSQLSRFLEKEKKEGKILSYNSLGNVVLSEKDQQKKIEEWKKFWDANRKNQTIAELVDNGNKFGFNSSAFDQFNENLNKNYSVLSLKDYEKVKALQISEFLSQENGFYTVSNVVKVDDKKRDAFIKDVEKKHNAIAIDRQQMNENFLGLLKRDFNTLINYSLLAIILTIIVFFRNFELTVLTMFPIVLTGVATAGILYFLGLELNIFSTVVCTLVFGVGDDFSIFLTKAMQKEHTTGKNELPTYRISIILAVFTTILSIGSLIFAKHPALHSLALVALIGMFSVIIITSTLYPFWFRLLITNRAKKGLSPITFRLFLHSVLSFLYYGLGGLFFSFIGVVFVKNSKGKTLEFIKLIMARFLTSVLFTNPFVKKKVIKNTKEDFSRPAVIIANHTSFLDTLAIAMTTHKIVYLVNDWVYESPIFGRMVRALGFYPVSQGIENGMEKLKEKVDQGYSLVVFPEAERSYSNDVKRFHKGAFYLAEQFGLDIVPLYIHGNSEVLPKGDFIIYDGAITVKVGDRIKKEDLSFGKNYSERTKKVNAYFREKFAELRNELEDENYFKKKLFLSFLYKDTEVVQEVKKDFNQNKSVYHELNKHIPKDSNILHIADDFGQKDILLTLQQAGRKIFTIIKDEEKREIAKQNYIVKRRKISYIKDTTEINKPIDILLVSDEHFNIGEVAVLPETIIFVNCKNTIFENMNYELKSSSESLKIFRTR